AAAAGAGCAACAACACTGTCTATAACGCTTCGACTGAAGGCGTTGTGAGCGAAGTTGTCGCCGGTGATGACGGTGGTTCGATCGTCCGCATCCAGGACGATGCCGGTAACATCGTTGATAACAACATTCCACCAGGGCCGCAGGTTTTGGTCGCGGTTGGCGACGAAGTTGATGCCGGTGAAGCGATTACGAACAACCCGAACGTGGGTGGTTTTGGTCAAGCTGACGGTGAAATCACACTTCAGAACCCCGCACGAGTTCAAGGTTTGATTGCCTTCTTCGCGATTGTGACTTTGGCCCAGATTCTATTGGTGCTGAAGAAGAAGCAGGTCGAGAAAGTTCAGGCTGCTGAAATGAACTTCTAAGTTTTGATTGGACGTTTGATTTGTTGAACAGAGGCGAGATGGCACAGCCATCTCGCTTTTTTGTTGTTTACTTTCGAGCATTGTTACTACACTGCGTTCGATGGCATGCGATCGACGCGCGTTAGTCGGAATCGCCTGTCACAGCGGGCAAGGCGCGCGTGTCGTTCGGTGGATTAACCCATAATTTATGCACAAACCATTGCCTCGTTCGTCTTCGCCTTTGTCTGGCTGTGCAATTGCATCGCTACTGATGGCATTCCTACCAATTGCATCGCTACATTGAGCGTTCCGCAAAGATTTTCAACTCACGGGCCATGCGGCGAATTCCCTGTTGTTGGTCGTCGCGGATAAATCGTAGAGCAAAACGGCTAAAGGCCCCGGAATAGGATTCTTGATGGCGATATTGGGTGCAGCCATCCCCAAGATCTTGCAATTCAAAGATGGTCTTATTGCGAAATCCCGGAATACTGGCGACCCAACTCAGGCAATTCGGTGGTTGATAGATCATGATGCGGGCTTGAAATTCGATCGGGTCATCGCCATCAACCCGTCGCAGTGCCAGGATCACATCGCGACTTTCTTTAATGGGTAGGCGAAAGCTGCAATCGTATAAGTAAGTATTCCAATACATCCAGCCCTCTTTATCACTGAGGATGCGCCAGACTTGGCGAATCGGGGCGTTGATTACGGTTTCGGTATAAAGGCTAGGCATAGTCAATCGTCACAGGTCATTAATCGATCGGGAGAGCGGCGGATTTTGTAACGCCTTGAGGAATTCTGATTAAGATGAACAGCGAATGCTAAATTTTTCCTATGTGTGTGGCTATAGGCCATTGTATGGGACTAATGATTGATACATTCAGTTCATTCTGCTCATAATCTATCCCCCCATCATGGCAAATTTGC
This region of Romeriopsis navalis LEGE 11480 genomic DNA includes:
- a CDS encoding SRPBCC domain-containing protein — translated: MPSLYTETVINAPIRQVWRILSDKEGWMYWNTYLYDCSFRLPIKESRDVILALRRVDGDDPIEFQARIMIYQPPNCLSWVASIPGFRNKTIFELQDLGDGCTQYRHQESYSGAFSRFALRFIRDDQQQGIRRMARELKIFAERSM